One segment of Variovorax sp. PAMC28562 DNA contains the following:
- a CDS encoding nucleoside 2-deoxyribosyltransferase, with protein sequence MQEMKARASGPRVYLAGPDVFFPDSKQIFQSLLAHCERLGMVGLVPSDGGISEGFVGTDDEMAQRIYDGNVALMHEADGVIANLMSFRGVEPDSGTAFEVGFAVALQKPVVTYGVPEGTYAGRVAAVIPTTPGSDGNLRETQSGVLVEGLGQRMNLMLTRSTAMAPTAEAALAMLRDMLNGSGDKDDKAV encoded by the coding sequence ATGCAAGAAATGAAAGCCAGGGCCAGCGGTCCGCGCGTCTACCTCGCCGGGCCCGACGTTTTCTTTCCCGACAGCAAGCAGATTTTCCAGAGCTTGCTGGCCCATTGCGAACGTCTCGGCATGGTCGGCCTGGTGCCGTCCGATGGCGGGATTTCCGAAGGATTCGTCGGAACCGACGATGAAATGGCGCAGCGCATCTACGACGGCAACGTGGCGCTCATGCACGAGGCCGACGGCGTGATCGCCAACTTGATGAGCTTTCGAGGTGTCGAGCCGGATTCGGGCACGGCTTTCGAAGTCGGCTTTGCCGTTGCCCTGCAGAAGCCGGTGGTCACGTACGGCGTGCCCGAAGGCACCTACGCCGGCCGCGTGGCCGCGGTCATCCCGACCACGCCAGGTTCGGACGGCAATCTGCGCGAGACCCAAAGCGGCGTGCTGGTCGAAGGCCTGGGCCAGCGCATGAACCTGATGCTGACGCGCTCGACCGCCATGGCGCCCACGGCGGAAGCGGCGCTTGCAATGCTGCGCGACATGCTCAATGGCAGCGGTGATAAGGACGACAAAGCCGTCTGA
- a CDS encoding PAS-domain containing protein, translating into MNAADNPTPPETGQAETLNVLRPMAEGFDGLGVAMCVFDSADATVLWNRAFLKFFPEHAAYVHVGEPYVDNLRRFYRERLGPDELPLIERYVQEGLDRHRTQQRPFSFEHLGRRLQVTAFPVPGACRVRLWKVEPEASVATDSADGMNVEPASTKQVSEQVIVEATLLDHVADGVMVTDIADRILWVNEPFVSMYGVAARAAAVGTGFADVYRAAWDAHASDEQALYERGLATLVDNMRFAGAPFELPLPRDRWSRVIAQRSPDGKGFFVHVDITLLKRQHHLLSVAEARARESEAQLQSKSMLLEATLDRMEQGIMMVNADRVVEVCNRRAMELLDLPPELMASRPTFGQVLAHQWASDEFMHTPQDVLDFVRGGGILDRPHSYDRMRPNGQVVEIQSVPIEGGGVVRTYADITERKRSEERIRHMAQHDGLTALTNREVFLEELHDATDESQSTGEIFAVYFIDLDKFKSINDHFGHAIGDKVLVQVADRMRRLVDVSDVVGRLGGDEFAILRRQVDGPAGAMMFAQTLLDGFRTPMQIEGHVLHLGTSVGVGLYPASGTGADALLRAADAAMYLAKSSGSGRALLFVQPTDAVSESVPD; encoded by the coding sequence ATGAACGCAGCCGACAACCCGACGCCGCCCGAGACGGGGCAGGCCGAGACCTTGAACGTGCTTCGTCCGATGGCCGAAGGTTTCGATGGGCTGGGCGTTGCGATGTGCGTCTTCGACAGTGCCGATGCCACCGTGCTCTGGAACCGGGCGTTCCTGAAGTTTTTTCCGGAGCACGCAGCCTACGTTCATGTGGGCGAGCCCTACGTCGACAATCTGCGCCGTTTCTATCGGGAGCGCCTGGGCCCGGACGAGCTGCCGCTGATCGAGCGTTACGTGCAGGAAGGCCTGGACCGCCACCGCACTCAGCAACGACCCTTTTCATTCGAGCATTTGGGCAGGCGCCTCCAGGTGACGGCGTTTCCCGTGCCGGGAGCGTGCCGGGTCCGCCTGTGGAAGGTTGAGCCCGAAGCAAGCGTCGCCACGGATTCTGCAGACGGCATGAACGTCGAACCGGCCAGCACCAAACAAGTGAGTGAGCAGGTCATTGTCGAAGCAACACTGCTCGACCACGTGGCTGACGGCGTGATGGTGACGGACATTGCCGACCGCATTCTCTGGGTCAACGAGCCATTCGTTTCGATGTATGGCGTGGCTGCGAGGGCAGCGGCGGTCGGCACTGGGTTTGCCGACGTCTACCGCGCCGCCTGGGATGCGCACGCAAGCGATGAGCAGGCCCTGTACGAGCGCGGCCTGGCGACGCTGGTCGACAACATGCGTTTTGCCGGCGCGCCCTTCGAACTGCCGCTGCCCCGCGACCGGTGGAGTCGTGTCATCGCGCAGCGCAGCCCCGATGGCAAGGGATTTTTCGTGCATGTCGACATCACCCTGCTCAAGCGCCAGCACCACCTCCTGAGCGTTGCCGAAGCACGCGCCAGGGAGAGTGAGGCTCAGTTGCAGAGCAAGTCGATGCTGCTCGAAGCCACGCTCGACCGAATGGAGCAGGGCATCATGATGGTGAACGCCGACAGGGTGGTCGAAGTCTGCAACCGACGTGCGATGGAACTGCTCGATCTGCCGCCGGAATTGATGGCGTCCAGACCGACGTTCGGCCAGGTGCTGGCGCATCAATGGGCCAGCGACGAGTTCATGCACACGCCGCAGGATGTGCTCGATTTTGTTCGTGGCGGCGGCATTCTCGATCGGCCGCACAGCTACGACCGCATGCGTCCGAACGGACAAGTGGTGGAAATCCAGAGCGTGCCGATCGAGGGCGGCGGCGTCGTCCGCACCTATGCCGACATCACCGAGCGCAAGCGCAGTGAAGAGCGTATTCGGCACATGGCGCAGCACGACGGTCTCACCGCGCTGACCAATCGCGAGGTGTTTCTCGAAGAGCTTCATGACGCGACGGATGAGTCACAAAGCACCGGTGAAATCTTTGCCGTGTACTTCATCGACCTCGACAAGTTCAAGTCGATCAACGATCACTTCGGTCACGCGATCGGCGACAAGGTGCTGGTGCAGGTGGCCGATCGCATGCGGCGATTGGTCGACGTATCCGACGTGGTCGGGAGGCTGGGCGGCGATGAGTTCGCGATCCTCAGGCGTCAGGTCGACGGGCCGGCGGGCGCGATGATGTTCGCGCAAACCTTGCTCGACGGCTTTCGCACGCCGATGCAAATCGAAGGGCACGTGCTCCACCTCGGCACTTCCGTAGGCGTGGGGCTCTACCCTGCCTCGGGTACGGGCGCCGATGCGCTGTTGCGCGCTGCCGATGCGGCGATGTACCTTGCGAAGTCGAGCGGAAGCGGGCGCGCGTTGTTGTTTGTGCAGCCCACAGATGCCGTCAGCGAATCCGTGCCGGACTAG
- a CDS encoding cation diffusion facilitator family transporter gives MAKSKIAIYGAIGANVAIAITKFVVAGVTGSSAMLSEGIHSAVDTFNGILLLVGLRLSQRPATPEHPFGHGKELYFWSLIVAVLIFGLGGGVSFYEGIQHIRNPEPMRDPIWNYIVLAAAFVFEGTSFTIALKQFIGQTHGQPFWTALHRSKDPTTYTVLAEDSAALAGLLVAAVGIYASHRLDMPALDGAASVVIGVLLVGVAVLLIRESRGLLIGEGIRPETAREIRALALAHPGVNGVGEILSMYIGPDDALVTIDLDFDDGTATDQAAATISTLQREVRARYPMIKRLFIEAGSPPESDGASSREATARRTPAWSREHRVRRMED, from the coding sequence ATGGCCAAATCCAAAATTGCAATCTATGGCGCGATCGGCGCCAACGTGGCGATCGCCATCACCAAGTTCGTCGTCGCCGGCGTCACGGGCAGCTCGGCCATGCTGTCGGAGGGCATTCACTCGGCGGTCGATACTTTCAACGGTATCTTGCTGCTGGTCGGCCTCAGGCTGAGCCAGCGGCCCGCAACGCCGGAGCACCCTTTCGGGCATGGCAAGGAGCTCTATTTCTGGAGCCTGATCGTGGCGGTGCTGATCTTCGGTCTGGGCGGCGGCGTGTCTTTCTATGAAGGTATCCAGCACATTCGCAATCCCGAGCCGATGCGCGATCCAATATGGAACTACATCGTGCTGGCCGCCGCTTTCGTCTTCGAAGGCACGAGCTTCACCATCGCACTGAAGCAGTTTATTGGCCAGACCCACGGGCAGCCGTTTTGGACAGCGCTCCACCGCAGCAAGGACCCGACGACCTACACGGTGCTGGCCGAAGATTCGGCGGCACTGGCCGGTCTGCTGGTCGCGGCCGTCGGCATCTACGCCAGTCACCGGCTCGACATGCCGGCGCTCGACGGCGCGGCGTCGGTGGTCATCGGGGTGCTGTTGGTGGGCGTGGCGGTGTTGCTCATTCGCGAGTCGCGCGGGTTGCTGATAGGTGAGGGCATTCGCCCGGAAACCGCGCGCGAGATTCGTGCTTTGGCGCTGGCGCATCCGGGCGTCAACGGCGTCGGGGAAATTCTGTCGATGTACATCGGGCCCGATGACGCGCTGGTGACCATCGATCTCGACTTCGACGACGGCACCGCCACCGACCAGGCGGCCGCCACCATCTCGACGCTGCAGCGCGAGGTGCGAGCGCGCTACCCGATGATCAAGCGCCTTTTCATCGAAGCCGGCAGCCCGCCGGAGTCGGATGGGGCCAGCTCTCGGGAAGCCACAGCGAGGCGCACACCTGCTTGGTCGCGCGAGCACCGAGTGCGGAGGATGGAGGATTAA
- a CDS encoding ATP-binding cassette domain-containing protein yields MNTALNLPVLRIQDLNFTYPEQSPLASGWSASIGSGVTLMFGDTGGGKSTLLRIMAGVQPAGGRLTLSGVRLDESPEAYRRNVFFVDSATSIFDQVTARACTATLREGDAAFDERAWRDMVDGFSLTPHIDKPMYMLSTGSKRKVWLASALASGRALTLLDEPTSALDAGSIRCLWRVVGERANSSERAIVIASAERIDQVLLAGTIELPLA; encoded by the coding sequence ATGAACACCGCGTTGAATCTCCCCGTCCTGCGAATACAGGATTTGAACTTCACTTATCCGGAGCAATCGCCCCTTGCCAGTGGTTGGTCTGCATCGATCGGCTCCGGCGTGACACTCATGTTCGGCGATACCGGCGGCGGCAAATCGACCTTGCTGCGGATCATGGCCGGCGTGCAGCCCGCCGGCGGCCGATTGACGCTCTCGGGCGTGAGATTGGACGAGAGCCCTGAAGCCTATCGACGCAACGTGTTCTTCGTCGATTCGGCGACATCGATTTTCGATCAGGTGACGGCGCGCGCATGCACGGCGACCTTGCGCGAGGGCGACGCGGCATTCGACGAGCGCGCGTGGCGAGACATGGTCGATGGGTTTTCGTTGACGCCGCACATCGACAAGCCGATGTACATGTTGTCGACCGGCTCCAAGCGCAAGGTCTGGCTGGCGAGCGCGCTGGCTTCCGGTCGGGCGTTGACCTTGCTGGACGAACCGACGAGTGCGCTCGACGCGGGCTCGATTCGCTGCCTGTGGCGCGTGGTGGGAGAGCGTGCCAACTCGTCTGAGCGCGCTATTGTCATCGCCAGCGCCGAGCGCATCGATCAGGTTCTGCTGGCTGGCACTATCGAACTGCCGCTGGCTTGA
- a CDS encoding aromatic ring-hydroxylating oxygenase subunit alpha, translating into MLVTQQPVFRKFWHAVMPLTELAHGPKPFKLLGEDIVLFMDADGEPAALRDRCCHRTAKLSKGWCVDAEGKACGQGAIQCGYHGWTYDRSGQVVRIPQYEADRAISPDYKTPAYHCTARYGFAWVALEDPIADIPAIPEFDDPGYRTIFQFYETWDTSPMRALENSFDNSHFSFVHRGTFGVAASPKPSKYNLVENDNGFYAETVIEAVNPEKFHAVSGVTEPITTRHMRNAYFLPFSRRLDIEYPAPTDGDGQPVKPGKRHIIINCFTPIDDGRMQLCQWLFRNDTEADCAAQMLTAFDEEITREDKDILESTDPDALVDTRRRGVEYSMDSDRPGMLIRKHLMQLLSKHGEAEVHRAMKVVTLRQAA; encoded by the coding sequence ATGCTTGTCACCCAACAACCCGTTTTTCGCAAGTTCTGGCATGCCGTTATGCCGCTGACCGAACTTGCCCACGGCCCCAAACCTTTCAAGCTGCTCGGCGAAGACATCGTGCTCTTCATGGATGCCGACGGAGAGCCGGCCGCGCTGCGCGACCGTTGCTGCCACCGCACCGCGAAGTTGTCCAAAGGCTGGTGCGTCGATGCCGAGGGCAAAGCCTGCGGCCAGGGCGCGATTCAGTGCGGCTACCACGGCTGGACCTACGACCGCAGCGGCCAGGTCGTTCGCATTCCCCAATACGAAGCAGACCGCGCGATCTCGCCCGACTACAAAACGCCGGCCTACCACTGCACCGCTCGCTACGGCTTCGCCTGGGTGGCGCTCGAAGACCCGATCGCCGACATTCCGGCGATTCCCGAATTCGACGACCCGGGCTATCGCACGATCTTCCAGTTCTACGAAACCTGGGACACCAGCCCGATGCGCGCGCTCGAAAATTCGTTCGACAACTCGCACTTCAGTTTCGTGCATCGCGGCACTTTCGGCGTAGCTGCCAGCCCGAAGCCGAGCAAGTACAACCTGGTCGAGAACGACAACGGGTTCTATGCCGAGACGGTGATCGAAGCGGTCAACCCGGAGAAGTTTCACGCCGTCAGCGGCGTGACAGAGCCGATCACGACGCGCCACATGCGCAACGCCTACTTCTTGCCCTTCTCGCGCCGGCTCGACATCGAGTATCCAGCGCCGACCGACGGGGACGGACAACCTGTCAAGCCAGGCAAGCGACACATCATCATCAACTGCTTCACGCCGATCGACGATGGCCGCATGCAGCTGTGCCAATGGCTCTTTCGCAACGACACCGAAGCCGACTGCGCCGCGCAGATGTTGACGGCCTTCGATGAAGAGATCACGCGCGAAGACAAGGACATCCTCGAATCGACCGACCCCGATGCGCTGGTCGACACGCGCCGGCGCGGCGTCGAATATTCGATGGATTCCGATCGGCCCGGCATGCTGATCCGAAAGCATCTGATGCAATTGCTGTCCAAGCATGGCGAGGCCGAAGTCCACCGCGCCATGAAGGTCGTCACGCTACGGCAGGCCGCCTGA
- a CDS encoding helicase SNF2: MNSSKIIAAVALTLFAAAGAQAETYDGVHALTHEANRTQVQAQGVVAAHSDNPYAEGADSGVLTIASSTDRSVVRAQAVAAAHSPNPYADGYGQGVLTLAGSTLDRATVRAQARAATRGINSASL, from the coding sequence ATGAACAGCTCGAAGATCATCGCCGCCGTTGCACTCACACTCTTCGCCGCCGCTGGCGCGCAAGCCGAAACCTATGACGGCGTGCACGCGCTGACGCATGAAGCCAACCGCACGCAGGTGCAGGCTCAGGGCGTTGTCGCCGCACACAGCGACAACCCATACGCTGAAGGCGCCGACTCGGGTGTGCTGACGATCGCGTCGTCGACCGACCGCAGCGTGGTCCGTGCGCAAGCCGTCGCTGCAGCGCACAGCCCTAATCCGTACGCTGATGGCTACGGACAAGGCGTCTTGACGCTGGCCGGCAGCACGCTCGACCGTGCCACGGTGCGCGCACAAGCTCGCGCTGCGACACGCGGCATCAACTCGGCGTCGCTGTAA
- a CDS encoding TRAP transporter substrate-binding protein: MLGTGFVRAGEPGAERRLRIVGGLATLNQYTLYEERFWAQDLARLSGGKYSASIVPFNQAGVPGQEMLNLMKLGVIPFGTALLSQVSSEEPELGAADLAGLNPDMATMRRVIGAFRPTLEKILRDRFNVELLAVYVYPAQVIFCKRPATQLSDLAGRRIRVSSVSQADFVGALKATPLLIEFESLLSNMKSDNTECAITGAMSGNTMGLHKITGSLYTMPVSWGLAVFGANKDMWNTLPPDLKVLLKTELPKLEATVWAESERETGDGVACNTGADSCIRGTRGAMSVAQPSAADERRRRDIFTANVLGPWVQRCGFACAQLWQQTIGPAVGIKAPSVQ; the protein is encoded by the coding sequence ATGCTCGGCACGGGATTCGTGCGCGCGGGTGAGCCAGGCGCTGAACGTCGGCTGCGAATCGTCGGTGGACTGGCAACGCTCAACCAGTACACGCTGTATGAAGAGCGCTTCTGGGCGCAAGACCTGGCCCGTCTGAGCGGCGGCAAATACAGCGCAAGCATCGTGCCCTTCAACCAGGCTGGCGTCCCGGGTCAGGAAATGCTCAACCTCATGAAGCTGGGTGTGATTCCGTTCGGTACCGCGTTGCTGAGCCAGGTGTCGAGCGAAGAGCCCGAACTGGGCGCAGCGGATCTGGCTGGCCTCAACCCGGACATGGCGACGATGCGCCGCGTCATCGGCGCGTTTCGCCCCACGCTGGAGAAGATCTTGCGAGATCGGTTCAATGTCGAGTTGCTCGCGGTCTACGTCTATCCGGCGCAGGTCATCTTCTGCAAGCGGCCGGCCACGCAGTTGTCCGATCTCGCCGGTCGGCGCATTCGCGTTTCGAGCGTCAGCCAGGCGGACTTCGTCGGTGCCCTCAAGGCAACGCCCCTGCTCATCGAGTTCGAGTCGCTGCTGTCCAACATGAAGTCGGACAACACCGAATGCGCAATCACCGGCGCGATGTCGGGCAACACCATGGGGCTGCACAAGATCACCGGCTCGCTGTACACGATGCCGGTGAGCTGGGGGCTGGCCGTGTTCGGCGCCAACAAGGACATGTGGAACACGCTGCCGCCGGATTTAAAGGTGCTCTTGAAGACCGAGTTGCCGAAACTCGAAGCCACTGTGTGGGCCGAATCGGAGCGTGAAACCGGAGACGGCGTGGCCTGCAATACCGGCGCCGACAGCTGCATTCGCGGTACGCGTGGCGCGATGTCGGTGGCACAGCCTTCTGCCGCCGACGAGCGCCGTCGGCGCGACATCTTCACTGCGAACGTTCTCGGCCCCTGGGTGCAACGGTGCGGCTTCGCCTGCGCCCAGCTGTGGCAGCAAACCATCGGGCCGGCGGTGGGCATCAAGGCGCCCTCGGTACAGTGA
- a CDS encoding EAL domain-containing protein, which translates to MNNLLPRRFIAFIYGVAALFLLAVLGTAVILTAEMRDKALADSESQAVRFVRGSEAALNRSLLGVDLLLASLSEPLQTSTLATVTADASRTDVAQLMQKIVRQNLLVRYIAFVDPKGDVVATSERRGTRLVVQLPTGFLQQVLAQPASSLEISTPSVSSLTSQRVVYFARDLQLADGNHIVAIAEVQLSLLTTILTQGADIRGLEVTLEQDAGPMLASMPPRDDLSGRPILPALSERGSAGQVQRLPARLSGEPALVVARPTLHRNLLIVASIPLSSALYEWRRQRTFILGAAAVFMLMILGVAYLTQLHFRRQWHSRATLDQALESMVDGFVLLDSEDRVLAWNRRFVDTFPWARNMMAPLLPFDRIIDAGAPHVRAEIVNQDDDVRTESDRRQRPRQGERELTFEGGQVVLAVKSRTPDGGLVCVYRDVTERRRHIADVIDGKAQLQATLDALPDVLLELGLDGRCHRFHSPRTLEPAIDVAQPVGNLISDLLPPDAAAEVMSALEETYVSGFSTGRQFERRAAHGTTWFEMSVSRKAVGEGADARFIVILRNITERKSAAREIEHLAFYDNLTGLPNRRLLLHRLQAATDNNARRPRQGALLFLDLDHFKTLNDARGQSIGDLLLKQVAFRLLVSMRDGDTVARLAGDEFVMLLENLSEDPAVAAMQTKALGEAILAELQQPFELANQQHHITCSIGATLFGAQDLSLEELLKQADIATYYAKTAGGNAMHFFETAMQTTITARATLENELHAAMSAKEFVLYYQRQVTSEGEVIGAEVLIRWMHPHRGMVPPAGFIELAETTGLIVPIGLWAMEQACIQLERWSHHPKRSHLVLAVNVSARQFRRDDFADQVRDVLIRTGADPSRLKLELTESLLQDKVSETIRKMRSLAAIGIQFSMDDFGTGFSSLSYMTQLPLHQVKIDKFFVHGIGVNPKVELIIQTIIGMARSLDLSIVAEGVETQEQLEFLEKHGCLLCQGYFFGRPVSFEQFDAELDAEMVE; encoded by the coding sequence GTGAACAACCTGCTGCCTCGCCGATTCATCGCCTTCATCTACGGCGTCGCAGCCCTGTTCCTGCTGGCCGTCCTGGGCACTGCGGTGATCCTGACAGCCGAGATGCGCGACAAGGCGCTGGCTGACAGCGAGAGCCAGGCCGTGCGCTTCGTCAGAGGCTCGGAGGCCGCGCTCAATCGCAGCTTGCTGGGCGTCGACTTGTTGCTGGCCAGTTTGAGCGAGCCCTTGCAAACCTCCACGCTCGCGACAGTCACAGCCGATGCATCGCGGACCGACGTGGCACAGCTGATGCAGAAGATCGTGCGGCAGAACTTGCTGGTCAGGTACATCGCCTTTGTCGATCCCAAGGGCGACGTGGTGGCGACATCGGAGCGGCGCGGCACCCGGCTCGTGGTCCAGCTGCCGACCGGCTTCCTGCAGCAAGTGCTCGCGCAGCCTGCATCGTCGCTGGAGATCAGCACGCCGTCGGTGAGTTCTTTGACATCTCAGCGAGTCGTCTATTTCGCACGCGATCTGCAGCTGGCGGACGGCAACCACATCGTGGCCATTGCCGAAGTGCAGTTGTCCCTGCTGACCACCATCCTGACCCAGGGCGCGGACATCAGGGGTCTCGAAGTGACGCTCGAGCAGGATGCAGGTCCGATGCTCGCCAGCATGCCGCCGCGCGACGACCTTTCGGGTCGGCCTATCCTGCCGGCGCTGAGCGAGCGCGGCAGCGCCGGCCAGGTGCAGCGTCTGCCGGCGCGCCTGAGCGGCGAGCCTGCCTTGGTCGTGGCGCGGCCGACGCTGCATCGCAACCTCCTGATCGTCGCGAGCATCCCGTTGAGTTCGGCCTTGTACGAATGGCGACGGCAGCGCACTTTCATTCTGGGCGCAGCAGCGGTTTTCATGCTCATGATCCTGGGGGTGGCCTACCTGACGCAGCTGCACTTTCGGCGGCAATGGCATTCGCGGGCCACGCTCGACCAGGCGCTCGAGTCGATGGTCGACGGGTTCGTGCTGCTCGACTCCGAAGATCGCGTGCTCGCATGGAACCGCCGTTTCGTCGACACCTTCCCATGGGCACGGAACATGATGGCGCCGCTGTTGCCGTTCGACCGGATCATCGACGCGGGCGCGCCCCATGTGCGCGCCGAGATCGTCAATCAGGACGACGACGTGCGCACCGAGTCGGACCGGCGCCAGCGGCCCAGGCAGGGCGAGCGCGAACTCACGTTCGAAGGCGGGCAGGTCGTGCTGGCAGTCAAGAGCCGCACACCGGATGGCGGCCTCGTGTGCGTGTACCGCGACGTCACGGAGAGGCGGCGTCACATCGCCGACGTGATCGACGGCAAGGCGCAATTGCAGGCCACGCTCGATGCCTTGCCCGACGTGCTGCTCGAGTTGGGGCTCGATGGCCGCTGTCATCGCTTTCATTCGCCCCGCACGCTTGAACCGGCGATCGACGTGGCGCAGCCGGTCGGCAATCTGATCTCGGATCTGTTGCCGCCCGATGCCGCAGCCGAAGTCATGTCGGCGCTCGAAGAAACTTATGTATCGGGCTTTTCGACCGGACGCCAGTTCGAGCGGCGCGCGGCGCACGGCACCACCTGGTTCGAAATGTCGGTCTCGCGCAAGGCGGTGGGCGAAGGGGCCGATGCGCGCTTCATCGTGATCTTGCGCAACATCACCGAGCGCAAATCGGCGGCACGCGAAATCGAGCATCTGGCCTTCTACGACAACCTCACCGGGCTGCCGAATCGGCGGCTGCTGCTGCATCGGTTACAGGCGGCCACGGACAACAACGCTCGCCGCCCGCGACAAGGCGCTTTGTTGTTTCTGGATCTGGACCATTTCAAGACGCTCAACGACGCACGCGGTCAGAGCATCGGCGATCTGCTGTTGAAGCAGGTTGCCTTCCGGCTTTTGGTGAGCATGCGAGATGGTGACACTGTGGCCCGGCTGGCCGGTGACGAATTTGTCATGCTGCTGGAGAATCTCAGCGAAGACCCGGCTGTCGCAGCGATGCAGACCAAGGCCTTGGGCGAGGCGATCCTGGCGGAGCTGCAGCAGCCGTTCGAGCTCGCCAACCAGCAGCACCACATCACCTGCAGCATCGGCGCCACGCTCTTCGGCGCGCAGGATCTGTCGCTCGAAGAATTACTGAAGCAGGCCGACATCGCCACCTACTATGCCAAGACGGCAGGCGGCAACGCCATGCATTTTTTCGAGACGGCGATGCAGACCACCATCACGGCGCGCGCCACGCTCGAGAACGAACTGCACGCGGCCATGTCGGCCAAGGAGTTCGTGCTGTATTACCAGCGACAGGTAACCTCGGAAGGCGAGGTCATCGGCGCCGAAGTCCTGATCCGCTGGATGCATCCGCATCGCGGCATGGTGCCCCCGGCCGGCTTCATCGAACTGGCCGAGACGACCGGTTTGATCGTGCCGATCGGCCTGTGGGCGATGGAGCAGGCCTGCATTCAGCTGGAGCGCTGGAGCCACCATCCGAAGCGCTCACATCTGGTGCTCGCGGTGAACGTGAGTGCGCGCCAGTTCCGTCGCGACGACTTCGCCGATCAGGTTCGCGACGTGCTGATCCGCACCGGCGCCGACCCGTCGCGTCTCAAGCTGGAACTGACCGAGAGCCTGCTGCAAGACAAAGTGAGCGAGACGATCCGCAAGATGCGATCGCTGGCCGCCATCGGCATCCAGTTTTCGATGGACGATTTCGGCACCGGTTTTTCGTCGCTGTCGTACATGACGCAATTGCCGCTGCATCAGGTAAAGATCGACAAGTTCTTCGTGCATGGCATCGGCGTCAACCCGAAGGTCGAACTCATCATCCAGACCATCATCGGCATGGCCAGGAGCCTCGATTTGTCAATCGTCGCCGAAGGGGTCGAGACGCAGGAGCAGCTGGAGTTTCTGGAGAAACACGGTTGCCTGTTGTGCCAGGGCTACTTTTTCGGCAGGCCTGTGAGCTTCGAACAGTTCGATGCCGAGCTCGATGCGGAGATGGTGGAATGA